Proteins encoded together in one Kutzneria kofuensis window:
- a CDS encoding long-chain fatty acid--CoA ligase: MREAFLDRLTGFGERTALWENDVAHSFADLMARVRAVREQLDAAGVEQHDSVLLQGDFSADSIAALFALYLGRNTVVPLVNATPSAVDTVRETCGPRFTVRTGDGAAEVKPLEGGGERAAAFTRLVADDAAGLVLLSSGSTGKPKAILHNLDALVAQKLAKRPRGALSLNMLMVLMFDHIGGVNSLLSALLAGSTAVLPARRTPEEICELVQRHKIRVLPASPTFLNLILVGGHHERHDMSSLRLITYGTEPMSDELLARVNGAFPGVRLLQTFGTSETGIAATASESSSSTYFRIADDSTRYRVVDGQLELKSDTQFLGYLNHDSDAITDDGWFRTGDLVEENGDGYIRIRGRATEMINVGGEKLLPLELESILLTSPLIEDCVVYGRPNALTGQAVCVDVKPAGELSRAQARAHVREFLTGRVEPFKIPSKIAVVDAIGMSERLKKTRLRPRPDQD; encoded by the coding sequence GTGCGCGAGGCGTTCCTGGACCGGCTGACCGGCTTCGGCGAGCGGACGGCGCTGTGGGAGAACGACGTCGCCCACAGCTTCGCCGACCTGATGGCCCGGGTGCGAGCAGTGCGCGAGCAGCTCGACGCCGCAGGTGTCGAGCAGCACGATTCTGTTCTGCTACAAGGAGATTTCTCCGCCGACTCCATTGCCGCGCTGTTCGCGCTCTACCTCGGCCGCAACACCGTGGTGCCGCTGGTGAACGCGACACCGTCGGCCGTGGACACCGTGCGCGAGACCTGCGGCCCCCGGTTCACCGTGCGCACCGGCGACGGAGCTGCCGAGGTCAAGCCGCTGGAGGGCGGTGGTGAGCGAGCCGCGGCTTTCACCCGGCTCGTCGCGGACGACGCGGCCGGCCTGGTGCTGCTCAGCAGTGGCAGCACCGGCAAACCCAAAGCGATCCTGCACAACTTGGACGCGCTGGTGGCGCAGAAACTGGCCAAGCGTCCCCGTGGCGCACTGTCGCTGAACATGTTGATGGTGCTGATGTTCGACCACATCGGTGGTGTCAACTCGCTGCTGAGCGCGCTGCTGGCCGGCAGCACGGCGGTGCTGCCGGCCCGGCGAACGCCGGAGGAGATCTGCGAACTGGTGCAACGGCACAAGATCCGGGTGCTACCGGCCAGTCCGACGTTCCTCAACCTGATCCTGGTCGGCGGGCACCACGAGCGACACGACATGAGCAGCCTGCGGCTCATCACATACGGCACCGAGCCGATGTCCGACGAGCTGCTGGCCCGGGTCAACGGCGCTTTCCCCGGCGTGCGGCTGCTGCAGACGTTCGGCACCAGCGAGACCGGCATCGCCGCCACCGCCAGCGAGTCGTCCTCCAGCACCTACTTCCGGATCGCCGACGACAGCACCCGCTACCGCGTCGTCGACGGCCAACTGGAGCTCAAGAGCGACACCCAGTTCCTCGGCTACCTCAACCACGACTCGGACGCGATCACCGATGACGGCTGGTTCCGCACCGGAGACCTGGTCGAGGAGAACGGCGACGGCTACATCCGGATCCGCGGCCGGGCCACGGAGATGATCAACGTCGGTGGCGAGAAGCTGCTGCCGCTCGAGCTGGAGTCGATCCTGCTGACCAGCCCGCTGATCGAGGACTGCGTGGTCTACGGCCGGCCCAACGCCCTCACCGGGCAGGCGGTGTGCGTGGACGTCAAACCGGCCGGTGAGCTGAGCCGGGCGCAGGCGCGGGCGCATGTGCGCGAGTTCCTGACCGGCCGAGTGGAGCCGTTCAAGATCCCGTCGAAGATCGCCGTGGTCGACGCCATCGGCATGTCCGAACGGCTGAAGAAAACGCGGCTGCGCCCGCGGCCCGACCAGGACTGA
- a CDS encoding SDR family NAD(P)-dependent oxidoreductase: MITGTRTGIGRGLAEHLLAGGHEVIGCSRKPGVVEHERYHHHQVDLTDGGQVKALFRALRGAHGHLDALVNNAGTSVMNHFMLTPEETTRRLFDLNFFAVLNCCREAVKLLRRSEHPSPAILTLSSVAVPWALDGHLAYSASKAAVEQLVRVMSKELADQGIRVNGLGVPPVSTVLTRTVPRERIDGLVARQAINRLCTTADLAGPVEFLIGEKSAFVTGETIFLGGVN; encoded by the coding sequence ATGATCACCGGGACTCGGACGGGCATCGGCCGCGGGCTGGCCGAACACCTGTTGGCCGGCGGACACGAGGTCATCGGGTGCAGTCGCAAGCCGGGCGTCGTCGAGCACGAGCGCTACCACCACCATCAGGTCGACCTGACCGACGGCGGCCAGGTCAAGGCGCTGTTCCGCGCCCTGCGCGGCGCTCACGGCCATCTCGACGCCCTGGTCAACAACGCCGGCACGTCGGTGATGAACCATTTCATGCTGACGCCCGAGGAGACCACCCGGCGGCTGTTCGACCTGAACTTCTTCGCGGTGCTCAACTGCTGCCGCGAGGCGGTGAAGCTGCTGCGCCGATCCGAGCACCCCAGCCCGGCCATCCTCACGCTCTCCTCCGTCGCGGTGCCGTGGGCGCTCGACGGGCACCTCGCCTACTCGGCCAGCAAGGCCGCGGTCGAACAACTGGTGCGGGTGATGAGCAAGGAGCTGGCCGACCAGGGGATCCGGGTCAACGGCCTCGGTGTGCCGCCGGTGAGCACGGTGCTGACCCGCACGGTGCCGCGCGAGCGCATCGACGGGCTCGTCGCCCGGCAGGCGATCAACCGCCTGTGCACCACCGCCGACCTGGCCGGGCCGGTGGAGTTCCTGATCGGCGAGAAGTCGGCCTTCGTCACCGGCGAGACGATCTTCCTGGGAGGGGTGAACTGA
- a CDS encoding AurF N-oxygenase family protein, with protein MASQAEQGSDGSGLTSFAGLPEFDPTDAAESAVILRLVGNWHRRAAVKRAEPDVHALFEPARPDFRVDMVPFSGHPLWESLPDDERSRLTSWGWIAYNRNTVLIEQGIANPAFQLVLAGEYPGVGGQQLELAIAQAMVDEQYHTLMHMNGSATTRRMRKGEFSDRVLPDSLITTIHDQHLALCTERWERSLTTLAFATVAEISINAYLELLANDTDIQVVNSTTVRLHNRDEYCHASISGEILKNVYEVLNPGERRFLLDKVVAGLEAFVAPDFTTWETIAEFENVRGREKAAAEIRESQGGTHLVQDHSGVHSLLAEMDVLDQVEFAWGTTTGPKG; from the coding sequence ATGGCCAGCCAGGCCGAGCAGGGTTCCGACGGAAGCGGACTCACGAGTTTCGCCGGCCTTCCCGAGTTCGACCCGACCGATGCCGCAGAAAGCGCGGTGATCCTGCGGCTGGTCGGCAACTGGCACCGCCGCGCGGCCGTGAAGCGCGCGGAACCGGACGTGCACGCGCTGTTCGAGCCGGCGCGGCCCGATTTCCGGGTGGACATGGTGCCGTTCAGCGGGCATCCGCTGTGGGAGTCGCTGCCCGACGACGAGCGGTCGCGGCTCACCAGCTGGGGTTGGATCGCCTACAACCGCAACACCGTCCTGATCGAGCAGGGCATCGCCAATCCGGCGTTCCAACTGGTGTTGGCCGGCGAATATCCCGGCGTCGGTGGCCAGCAACTGGAACTGGCGATCGCGCAGGCCATGGTCGACGAGCAGTACCACACGCTGATGCACATGAACGGCAGCGCGACGACGCGGCGGATGCGCAAGGGGGAATTCTCCGACCGGGTGCTGCCCGACTCGCTGATCACCACGATCCACGACCAGCACCTGGCCCTGTGCACCGAACGATGGGAACGCAGTCTCACCACACTTGCGTTCGCCACGGTCGCCGAGATATCCATCAACGCCTATCTCGAACTGCTGGCCAACGATACCGATATCCAGGTCGTCAACTCCACGACGGTGCGGCTGCACAACCGCGACGAGTACTGCCACGCGTCCATTTCCGGCGAGATACTCAAGAACGTCTACGAGGTGCTGAACCCGGGCGAACGACGTTTCCTGCTGGACAAGGTGGTTGCGGGACTCGAGGCGTTCGTCGCCCCGGACTTCACCACCTGGGAGACCATCGCCGAGTTCGAGAACGTGCGCGGCCGGGAGAAGGCCGCCGCCGAGATCCGCGAGTCGCAGGGCGGCACGCACCTGGTGCAGGACCACTCCGGCGTGCACTCGCTGCTGGCCGAGATGGACGTGCTCGACCAGGTCGAGTTCGCCTGGGGCACGACCACGGGCCCCAAGGGGTGA
- a CDS encoding AMP-binding protein — protein MRLPDLLSGAFARHTDRVALRCADQEWTYAALDRVTGALAARIGRECPAGRRVLVVGEHTAEAVVWALAALRSHAVYTPTNPGLPAERLAESARVAGAGLAVCFDDEGVAKAAAAGVPALDTRRIDLDEAGEQATPACDSPIAYSIFTSGSTGRPKLVDVGHGGLLNLCRSLRRLLDIRPGEEVLQFASLSFDASITEIVAALHAGATVAVPAREQHSWLGAVSRHLAEHGADLIMVPPSVYARLGDQAQRRVRKVQFAGEALGKAEFETAVRHSLVFNAYGPTEATVCFSMAAMTEFGATIGTPIDGFTALVRDPETGDLADSGVGELVIVGDGVALGYVGGDPDEQRRFSEVEGRRAYRTGDRVALDRAGLTYMGRVDEQIKRLGHRVNLAHVESALAVHLCVPVAMVQLGDELVLATTTARGGVDAVMARLRQLLPAWEVPDRVAVVPDFPLATSGKLDKGALGDLLSADTEAPAAAAGGTELRRVLDVVTEVLGAEVAPEGSIFDAGASSLAMMRIQVKLTEVYGQQAVEAAFDAMDYDFVPTDFLKHVRGEEVTREASATELAYRQATAELAELRAELPLLRRAAPAGPGLVLVTGASGFIGGHVLERLLAEGRRALVVSTGTAQRLRTAHAARFGRPSAELDEVEVIDYPELARRVEQGSGPAVDAVVHCGYEVNHLLPLDRHMNANARTTALVARAAAAFGARSFAFLSAASAGERFTDLSAEALAAVGDPYSRSKLVCEAYVETLATIGCQVASYRAGLVYGHGPADTAFLRQDWFSALLNLSARLRAMPRLDGLVPICDVQLVVDALLAGLHRAPARSQVVVHRTYGLDDLLATAGLTADDVVDITEWFDLARDSGADPRVLAATQAALGGRGWREARRETDRELLADLLALLGAATAVGV, from the coding sequence GTGCGACTGCCTGACCTGCTCAGCGGCGCGTTCGCGCGTCACACCGACCGGGTGGCGCTGCGCTGCGCCGACCAGGAGTGGACCTACGCGGCCCTGGACCGGGTCACCGGCGCGCTCGCCGCCCGTATCGGCCGGGAGTGCCCGGCCGGCCGTCGGGTCCTTGTCGTCGGCGAGCACACGGCCGAGGCGGTCGTCTGGGCGCTGGCCGCGCTGCGCAGCCACGCCGTGTACACCCCGACCAACCCGGGCCTGCCGGCCGAGCGGCTGGCCGAGTCCGCTCGGGTGGCCGGCGCGGGCCTGGCGGTCTGCTTCGATGACGAGGGGGTGGCCAAGGCGGCAGCCGCCGGCGTGCCGGCGCTCGACACCAGGCGGATCGACCTCGACGAGGCCGGCGAGCAGGCCACCCCCGCCTGCGACTCGCCGATCGCGTACTCGATCTTCACCTCGGGCTCCACCGGACGGCCCAAGCTGGTCGACGTCGGACACGGCGGCCTGCTCAACCTGTGCCGATCGCTGCGGCGGCTGCTCGACATCCGCCCCGGCGAGGAGGTCCTGCAGTTCGCCTCGCTGTCCTTCGATGCCTCGATCACCGAGATCGTGGCCGCGCTGCACGCCGGCGCCACGGTCGCGGTGCCGGCCCGCGAGCAGCACTCATGGCTGGGCGCGGTCTCCCGGCATCTGGCCGAGCACGGCGCCGACCTGATCATGGTGCCGCCGTCGGTGTACGCCCGCCTCGGCGACCAGGCGCAACGGCGGGTCCGCAAGGTCCAGTTCGCCGGCGAGGCCCTGGGCAAGGCGGAGTTCGAGACCGCGGTGCGGCACAGCCTGGTCTTCAACGCCTACGGCCCCACCGAGGCGACGGTCTGCTTCTCGATGGCCGCGATGACCGAGTTCGGCGCCACCATCGGCACGCCGATCGACGGCTTCACGGCGCTGGTCCGTGACCCGGAGACCGGCGACCTGGCCGACTCGGGTGTGGGCGAGCTGGTCATCGTCGGCGACGGCGTGGCGCTGGGCTATGTCGGCGGCGATCCCGACGAGCAGCGGCGGTTCAGCGAGGTGGAAGGCCGGCGCGCCTATCGCACCGGCGACCGTGTCGCGCTCGACCGCGCTGGCCTGACGTACATGGGCCGCGTCGACGAGCAGATCAAGCGCCTCGGCCACCGGGTCAACCTCGCGCACGTCGAGTCGGCGCTGGCCGTGCACCTGTGCGTGCCGGTGGCGATGGTGCAGCTCGGCGACGAGCTGGTACTGGCCACCACGACCGCGCGCGGCGGGGTCGACGCGGTGATGGCGCGGCTGCGGCAGCTGCTGCCGGCCTGGGAGGTGCCCGACCGCGTCGCGGTCGTGCCGGACTTTCCCTTGGCCACCAGCGGAAAGCTGGACAAAGGGGCGCTGGGGGACCTGTTGTCGGCCGACACCGAGGCCCCGGCGGCAGCCGCGGGCGGTACGGAGCTGCGCCGGGTGCTCGACGTCGTCACGGAGGTGCTCGGCGCCGAGGTCGCCCCGGAGGGGTCGATCTTCGATGCCGGCGCCAGCTCGCTGGCGATGATGCGCATCCAGGTCAAGCTGACCGAGGTCTACGGCCAGCAGGCGGTCGAGGCCGCGTTCGACGCCATGGACTACGACTTCGTCCCCACCGATTTCCTCAAGCACGTGCGCGGCGAGGAGGTCACGCGCGAGGCGTCGGCCACCGAGCTGGCCTACCGGCAGGCCACCGCCGAACTCGCCGAGCTGCGCGCCGAACTGCCGCTGCTGCGCCGTGCCGCCCCGGCCGGCCCGGGCCTGGTGCTGGTGACCGGCGCGTCCGGCTTCATCGGCGGCCACGTGCTGGAACGGCTGCTGGCCGAGGGCCGCCGAGCGCTGGTGGTGAGCACCGGGACCGCCCAGCGACTGCGGACCGCGCACGCCGCCCGTTTCGGCCGCCCCTCCGCCGAACTCGACGAGGTCGAGGTCATCGACTATCCGGAGCTCGCGCGCCGGGTCGAGCAGGGTTCCGGCCCGGCCGTCGACGCCGTCGTGCACTGTGGCTATGAGGTCAACCACCTGCTGCCGCTGGACCGGCACATGAACGCCAACGCCCGCACCACGGCGCTGGTGGCACGCGCCGCCGCCGCGTTCGGCGCCCGCTCGTTCGCGTTCCTGTCCGCGGCCTCGGCCGGCGAGCGCTTCACCGACCTGTCGGCCGAGGCGCTGGCGGCGGTCGGCGACCCGTACTCACGGTCGAAGCTCGTCTGCGAGGCGTACGTTGAGACGCTGGCCACCATCGGCTGCCAGGTCGCGAGCTACCGGGCCGGCCTGGTCTACGGCCACGGCCCCGCCGACACCGCTTTCCTGCGCCAGGACTGGTTCTCCGCGCTGCTGAACCTGTCCGCCCGGCTGCGGGCCATGCCCCGCCTGGACGGCCTGGTGCCGATCTGCGACGTGCAGCTGGTGGTCGACGCGCTGCTCGCCGGTCTGCACCGGGCGCCGGCCCGCTCGCAGGTCGTCGTGCACCGCACCTACGGGCTCGACGACCTGCTGGCGACCGCGGGCCTCACCGCCGACGACGTCGTCGACATCACCGAGTGGTTCGACTTGGCCCGCGACAGCGGCGCCGACCCCCGGGTGCTCGCTGCGACCCAGGCCGCGCTGGGCGGCCGCGGCTGGCGGGAGGCGCGCCGCGAGACCGACCGCGAGCTGCTCGCCGACCTGCTGGCCCTGCTCGGCGCCGCAACCGCGGTCGGCGTCTGA
- a CDS encoding MBL fold metallo-hydrolase: MPYSLRPDVAVEPVIAGWYGWSYLLPPQTLARFVHNRFTPIMESYLDSPEVHAAAVRQPRMHGGPWVHAHEHYDVIKDWHERSAPQRELLNELFEAIRRLEEEILPRYTGECLDPVYQELPPALSGRVEVFYGRDNHTPDYRFIEPLMYASEFYDEGMQQVRFRPVTSDAREFALTTPMLEYGPDQLLVDVPLNSPLLDMVFRGGLDEAELARLTTELGLDGERAERFAGYFELVAGGPARDESAEPDVLDYAGHACVFVRHEGTTFLVDPVLSYDGYDDATEGRFTFADLPDRIDHVLITHNHQDHMLFETLLRIRHRVGTVLVPRSSNASLVDPGLAGILRRLGFTDVVEVDDLEERRCGTATAVAVPFLGEHGDLRIRSKTGWLLRLGNRQVLFAADSTNISPSTYAKVVAVTGRVDTVFIGMESMGAAASWIYGPLYPRPLSRREDQSRRLNGSDFEQAKAIVDALDPDEVYVYAMGLEPWLGTVMAIDYDESHPAIVDSDLLVKYALTRGNTAERLYLRKTLTR, from the coding sequence ATGCCCTACTCGTTGCGCCCGGACGTCGCGGTCGAGCCGGTGATCGCGGGCTGGTACGGCTGGTCGTACCTGCTGCCCCCGCAGACGCTGGCCCGCTTCGTCCACAACCGATTCACCCCGATCATGGAGTCCTATTTGGACTCTCCGGAGGTGCACGCGGCGGCCGTCCGGCAGCCGCGCATGCACGGGGGCCCGTGGGTGCACGCCCACGAGCACTACGACGTCATCAAGGACTGGCACGAGCGCAGCGCACCACAGCGGGAGCTGCTGAACGAGCTGTTCGAGGCGATCCGCCGGTTGGAGGAGGAGATCCTCCCCCGCTACACCGGTGAGTGCCTCGACCCCGTGTACCAGGAGCTTCCCCCGGCCCTGTCGGGTCGCGTCGAGGTGTTCTACGGCCGTGACAACCACACGCCCGACTACCGGTTCATCGAGCCGCTGATGTACGCCTCGGAGTTCTACGACGAGGGCATGCAGCAGGTCCGGTTCCGCCCCGTCACCAGCGACGCCAGGGAGTTCGCGCTCACCACTCCGATGCTGGAGTACGGGCCGGATCAGTTGCTGGTGGACGTCCCGCTCAACTCGCCACTGCTGGACATGGTGTTCCGTGGCGGCCTGGACGAGGCGGAGCTGGCCCGGCTCACCACGGAGCTCGGCCTGGACGGCGAGCGGGCCGAGCGGTTCGCCGGGTACTTCGAACTCGTCGCCGGCGGGCCGGCCCGTGACGAGTCGGCGGAGCCCGACGTGCTCGACTACGCCGGCCACGCCTGCGTTTTCGTCCGCCATGAGGGGACCACGTTCCTGGTCGACCCGGTGCTCAGCTACGACGGCTACGACGACGCGACCGAGGGCCGGTTCACCTTCGCCGACCTGCCCGACCGCATCGACCACGTGCTGATCACCCACAACCACCAGGACCACATGCTGTTCGAGACGCTGCTGCGGATCCGTCACCGCGTCGGCACCGTGCTCGTCCCCCGCTCGAGCAACGCCAGCCTGGTCGACCCCGGTCTGGCCGGCATCCTGCGCCGCCTCGGCTTCACCGACGTCGTCGAGGTCGACGACCTCGAAGAGCGCCGCTGCGGGACCGCGACGGCAGTGGCGGTCCCGTTCCTCGGCGAGCACGGCGATCTGCGCATCCGCAGCAAGACCGGCTGGCTGCTGCGGCTCGGGAACCGCCAGGTCCTGTTCGCCGCCGACTCCACCAACATCTCGCCGTCGACCTACGCCAAGGTCGTCGCCGTCACCGGCCGCGTCGACACGGTGTTCATCGGCATGGAGAGCATGGGCGCGGCGGCGAGCTGGATCTACGGCCCGCTGTACCCACGGCCGCTGTCCCGCCGCGAGGACCAGAGCCGCCGGCTCAACGGCTCGGACTTCGAGCAGGCCAAGGCCATCGTTGACGCGCTCGACCCGGACGAGGTCTACGTGTACGCGATGGGTCTCGAGCCGTGGCTGGGAACCGTGATGGCGATCGACTACGACGAGAGCCACCCGGCCATCGTCGACAGCGACCTGCTCGTCAAGTACGCGCTGACCCGGGGCAACACCGCGGAGCGCCTCTACCTGCGCAAGACGCTGACCCGCTAG
- the pabB gene encoding aminodeoxychorismate synthase component I: MRTLLIDNYDSFTYNLFQYVGEITGLAPTVVRNDADWSRIRLDDFDAIIVSPGPGRPDRERDFGISARAVLDSDLPVLGVCLGHQGIAQLFGATVGLAPEPMHGRESSVRHTGEGIFAGLPSPFTAVRYHSLAATELPDELEAVAWTEDGVLMGVRHRHKPIWGVQFHPESIGSEYGRELLANFRELALAHSHARRGYEVLVRRVDGSPDGESVRAACFADANSVFWLDSSAVIDGLSRFSFLGDDSGPLAEYVTYRVSDQTVRVRDRRGRVTESRQPFFDYLQEQLSRRQVPVPAGLPFDFNLGYVGYLGYELKAETIGEPAHESAHPDAAMLFADRAVVLDHAEGCCYLLSLAEGGATAAATAWLDETEARLRALTPPRAGAGAAVLGVRDLSGFGAGVTPRHDRDAYLSRIDACLDEIRDGESYEICLTNMVTMPVDARPGPLYSALRAISPVPYGALLDFPGIAVLSASPERFLTIGADGGVESKPIKGTRPRGGSPAEDAALRADLLSREKDRAENLMIVDLVRNDLNAVCAIGSVHVPRLFDVETYAPVHQLVSTIRGALRPGATAVDCVRAAFPGGSMTGAPKKRTMEIIDRLEGGPRGVYSGALGWFSLSGAANLSIVIRTMVVTPGAVEFGVGGAIVALSDHDEEFTETVVKAGALLAALDRAGATTTVPAGEVA, translated from the coding sequence GTGCGCACCCTCCTGATCGACAACTACGACTCCTTCACCTACAACCTCTTCCAGTACGTCGGCGAGATCACCGGCCTCGCGCCGACGGTCGTGCGCAACGACGCGGACTGGTCCCGGATCCGGCTCGACGACTTCGACGCCATCATCGTCTCGCCGGGACCGGGCCGCCCGGACCGCGAGCGCGACTTCGGCATCAGCGCCCGCGCGGTGCTCGACAGCGACCTGCCCGTGCTCGGCGTCTGCCTCGGTCACCAGGGCATCGCCCAGTTGTTCGGCGCCACGGTCGGTCTCGCCCCCGAGCCGATGCACGGCCGCGAGTCCTCGGTCCGGCACACCGGCGAGGGAATCTTCGCCGGTCTGCCATCGCCGTTCACGGCCGTGCGCTACCACTCGCTGGCCGCCACCGAACTGCCGGACGAGCTGGAGGCGGTTGCGTGGACCGAAGACGGCGTGCTCATGGGCGTGCGTCACCGGCACAAGCCCATCTGGGGCGTGCAGTTCCACCCCGAGTCCATCGGCAGCGAGTACGGCCGGGAGCTGCTGGCCAACTTCCGCGAACTGGCCCTGGCCCACTCGCACGCGCGCCGCGGCTACGAAGTGCTGGTGCGCCGGGTGGACGGGTCGCCGGACGGGGAATCCGTTCGCGCGGCGTGCTTCGCCGACGCGAATTCGGTGTTCTGGCTGGACAGCAGCGCGGTCATCGACGGGCTGTCGCGCTTCTCCTTCCTCGGCGACGACAGCGGCCCGCTGGCCGAGTACGTCACCTACCGAGTGTCCGACCAGACGGTCAGGGTCCGCGACCGGCGGGGGCGGGTCACCGAGTCGCGCCAGCCGTTCTTCGACTACCTGCAGGAGCAGCTCAGCCGACGGCAGGTCCCCGTTCCGGCCGGCCTGCCGTTCGACTTCAATCTCGGCTACGTCGGCTACCTCGGCTACGAGCTCAAGGCCGAGACCATCGGTGAGCCGGCGCATGAGTCCGCACATCCCGACGCGGCCATGCTTTTCGCCGACCGGGCGGTCGTGCTCGATCACGCCGAGGGCTGCTGCTACCTGCTCTCGCTGGCCGAGGGCGGCGCGACCGCCGCCGCCACCGCCTGGCTGGACGAGACCGAGGCCCGGCTGCGCGCGCTCACCCCACCCCGGGCCGGCGCGGGCGCCGCGGTGCTGGGCGTGCGCGACCTGAGTGGATTCGGCGCGGGCGTGACACCCCGTCACGACCGGGACGCCTACCTCAGCCGCATCGACGCCTGCCTCGACGAGATCCGCGACGGCGAGTCCTACGAGATCTGCCTGACCAACATGGTCACGATGCCGGTGGACGCCCGGCCGGGGCCGCTGTACTCGGCGCTGCGCGCGATCAGCCCGGTGCCCTACGGCGCGCTGCTGGACTTCCCCGGCATCGCGGTGCTCAGTGCCTCCCCGGAGCGGTTCCTGACCATCGGCGCGGACGGCGGGGTCGAGTCCAAGCCGATCAAGGGCACCCGCCCGCGCGGCGGCTCGCCGGCCGAGGACGCCGCGCTGCGCGCCGACCTGCTCAGCCGGGAGAAGGATCGGGCCGAGAACCTGATGATCGTCGACCTGGTCCGCAACGACCTCAACGCGGTCTGCGCGATCGGCTCGGTCCACGTCCCCCGGCTGTTCGACGTGGAGACCTATGCGCCGGTGCACCAGTTGGTGTCGACCATCCGCGGGGCGCTGCGCCCAGGCGCGACGGCGGTCGACTGCGTGCGGGCGGCCTTTCCCGGCGGGTCGATGACCGGCGCGCCGAAGAAGCGGACGATGGAGATCATCGACCGGCTGGAGGGCGGCCCGCGCGGGGTCTACTCCGGCGCGCTGGGCTGGTTCTCGCTCAGCGGCGCGGCCAATCTCAGCATCGTCATCCGCACCATGGTGGTAACCCCCGGCGCCGTGGAGTTCGGTGTGGGTGGCGCGATCGTCGCCCTGTCCGACCACGACGAGGAGTTCACCGAGACGGTGGTCAAGGCGGGCGCGCTGCTGGCCGCGCTGGACCGGGCCGGCGCAACGACGACCGTGCCGGCCGGAGAAGTCGCGTGA
- a CDS encoding chorismate mutase family protein, with amino-acid sequence MTALRRAVVVGGRGTVGTMLTDLLRGSGIATTAIDPVPGDGDAVRGDITAPDAGIAAAVMAADLVVLAVPEPVALRALEPLAPLLRPGAVLADTLSVKSRFAARLGDLPATVEQVGLNPMFAPDLGMAGRPVAAVVTRGGPGVTAVLDMVRSWGGRVVPCNPEEHDTTTAATQALTHAAVLSFGLALTRLGVDAERLAATAPPPHTTLLALLARITGGSPEVYLDVQAANPHAPAARQALADGLRAFATAVEGGELTAVFDQVRAWFGTGFEAYRRRGRELSTTTHTGEIPMSEHRLSDLRAELDRLDQVLLDTIRRRLECGVQIAEHKAANDVPMMQPARVALVTDRAAGYGREHGVDPAFLVRMYELIIAEMCRVEDLVIAQAAGVR; translated from the coding sequence GTGACCGCCCTGCGCCGCGCCGTGGTGGTCGGCGGACGGGGCACGGTGGGCACGATGCTCACCGATCTGTTGCGCGGCAGCGGGATCGCCACCACAGCCATCGATCCCGTGCCTGGTGACGGCGACGCGGTCCGGGGTGACATCACCGCCCCGGACGCCGGGATCGCCGCCGCCGTCATGGCCGCGGACCTGGTGGTGCTGGCGGTGCCGGAGCCGGTGGCGCTGCGCGCGCTGGAGCCGCTGGCCCCGTTGCTGCGACCGGGCGCGGTACTGGCCGACACGCTGTCGGTGAAGTCCCGGTTCGCCGCCCGGCTCGGCGATCTGCCGGCCACCGTCGAACAGGTGGGGCTGAACCCGATGTTCGCCCCGGACCTGGGGATGGCGGGCCGGCCGGTCGCCGCGGTGGTGACCCGCGGCGGCCCCGGCGTCACGGCCGTGCTGGACATGGTGCGGTCCTGGGGCGGCCGCGTCGTGCCGTGCAACCCCGAAGAGCACGACACCACCACCGCGGCGACCCAGGCCCTCACCCACGCCGCCGTGCTGTCCTTCGGGCTCGCGCTGACGCGGCTGGGAGTCGACGCCGAGCGTCTCGCCGCTACGGCGCCGCCGCCGCACACGACGCTGCTGGCCCTGCTGGCGCGGATCACGGGCGGCAGCCCGGAGGTCTATCTGGACGTCCAGGCGGCCAACCCGCACGCGCCCGCCGCCCGGCAGGCGCTGGCCGACGGCCTGCGCGCGTTCGCGACCGCCGTCGAAGGCGGCGAGCTCACGGCCGTCTTCGACCAGGTGCGGGCCTGGTTCGGCACCGGCTTCGAGGCGTATCGGCGGCGCGGCCGCGAGTTGTCGACGACCACCCACACGGGGGAGATCCCGATGAGCGAACACCGGTTGAGCGACCTTCGGGCCGAGCTGGACCGGCTCGACCAGGTCCTGCTGGACACCATCCGACGGCGCCTCGAGTGCGGTGTGCAGATCGCCGAGCACAAGGCCGCCAACGACGTGCCGATGATGCAACCCGCCCGGGTCGCCCTCGTCACCGACCGGGCAGCCGGCTACGGCCGGGAACACGGCGTCGACCCCGCGTTCCTGGTCCGGATGTACGAGCTGATCATCGCCGAGATGTGCCGGGTCGAGGACCTGGTCATCGCACAGGCGGCGGGCGTCCGATGA